The Calditrichota bacterium DNA segment TTTACGTGGACGGTGGCTGGCTGGCAGCGATTTAGTGATAGTGAAGCGGAGAAAAGTGATGCAATTAGGGAAAGGAAAAAAGGAAGCGCCGCTTGAAAAGACGGAGATTGTTGAAATTTTTTCATCGGCTGCCTCCTCTGGGGATTTTGAAGGAAAGAAAATTTTAGTCATCGTCCCAGACACGACACGCAGCGCGCCAATGAATGAATTGTTTCCGATTTTTTTCGATTCGGTAAATCGTCTCGTTAGGAAAATTGATGTGATGATTGCTCTGGGAACACATCCGGAAATGCCAGAAGATCAGATTTTGCGCCATTTGGGGATTCCCGAAGCGGATCGCAGCACCAACTACGCCGATGTCAGATTTTTTAATCATCAGTGGAAAAATAAGGACGATCTGGCATCAATCGGCGCGATTTCCGAAGATGAAATGGAAGAAATTAGCCGCGGTTTGCTGCGCGAAAAAGTGGAAGTGACGATCAACAAAAAGATTTTTGATTATGATGTGTTGGTGATTATCGGGCCTACTTTTCCGCATGAAGTAGTGGGATTTTCCGGTGGAAATAAATATTTTTTCCCTGGAATTTCCGGCAAAGAAATGATCGACAGTTTTCACTGGCTGGGCGCGCTGATCACGAATCCTGTGATTAACGGAACAAAATACACGCCGGTGCGGGAAGTGATTGATCGCGCAGCAGCGATGATTCCAAGAGAAAAACGTTGTTTTAGTCTGGTAGTCAAAAATCACCGCGTGCACGGAATTTATTTCGGTGCGCCTGAAGAAGCATTTTCTGCGGCAGCGGATTTGTCGCGCGAGTTGAATATTGTTTTTAAAAAACAGCCGTTTCAAAAAGTTCTCTCTTGCGCTCCGGAAATGTATTCGGATTTGTGGACTGCCGGAAAGTGCATGTACAAAATCGAGCCTGTGGTCGCCGATGGCGGCGAATTGATCATTTACGCGCCGCACATAAAACAGGTATCTCAGACTCACGGCGCGGAAATTGAAAAAATCGGTTATCATGTGCGCGATTATTTTGTGAAACAGTGGGAAAAATTTCGGCATGTCGGCGGCGGTGTGCTGGCTCATTCCACCCATGTACGGGGAATTGGAAAATTTAAAAAAGGGAAAGAATTGCCTCGCATTCAGGTGACTCTGGCGACACAGATTCCCGAGGAAATTTGCCGAAAAATAAATTTGGGTTACCGCGATCCGAAAACGATTAATGTCGAAGAATGGGTAAATCGTGAAGATGAAGGAATTTTGTACGTCCCTGAGGCAGGAGAAATTTTGTACCGATTGGAGAATGATCCGTTCAGACATTAATAAAAGTTAAAAGTGCAGACTTGCGGAAGATTAAAAGAAGCGCATTCTGAATCAAAATGAGTAACCAAATAAAAATGTGAAAGGGAACGAAAATGGCGAAGTTGAATGTCAGAAAAGATGCTTGTGATCTGGATTTTCTTTCACTCGGCGCACTTGTGCACAGACTCGATCCCGGAGTAGTGCCTTTTCGGAAGGCGAGAAATTTACAGGTTCATGTTTCCGGCGGCGAATACAATGTTGCGGCAAATCTTTCTGATTGTTTCGGATTGAATACCGGCATCGCCACTGCCATGGTGGACTATCCCATTGGCGAATTGGTGCAAAATCGCGTCCGAGAGATGGGAGTGAAACCTTTCTACAAATTTTTCGAGCACGATGGCGTGCGAGGTCCCAATATCGCCACGGTGTACAGCGATTGCGGCTTTGGGGTCAGGCCCCCGGTTGTTTTCTACAACCGGTCCAATGAAGCCGGGGCTTTGTTGAAATCAGGCGATTTTGATTGGGACGAAATTTTTGGCAGAGGCGTGCGCTGGTTCCATTCCGGTGGGATTTTCGCAGCTCTGTCCGAGACAACTTCCGATGTTATTATTGAAGGAATGAAAGCAGCGCAAAAATACGGAGCGATCACTTCCTTTGATTTGAATTATCGCGCGAAATTGTGGCAACCAATCGGCGGACTGGAAAAAGCGCAAAGCGTACTGCATCGTGGACCATGTGGATGTGCTGCTTGGCAATGAAGAAGATTTGCAATTAGGCCTTGGCATTCCTGGCCCTGAAGTAGCAGCAGAATCTAAATTCGATACGTCCAACTTTTTTGAAATGATCGCGCGTGTGATTAAAAAATTTCCCGACGTGAAAATGGTCGCCACCACGCTCAGGGAAGTTGTCTCTGCAAACATGCATAACTGGGGCGCGGTTCTCTGGTACGACGGTGAAAAATATGAAACTCCCAAAGCCGAACTCCACGTCCTCGATCGCATCGGCGGCGGCGATGGCTTTGCTTCGGGTCTGATTTACGGACTGATCACCGGAAGAAATTCGGAAGAAGCGTTGCGCCTCGGCTGGGCTCACGGCGCGCTGTTGACGACTTATCCGGGCGATACGACAATGGCAAAATTGGAAGAAGTGGAGATTTTCGCAAAAGGCGGGTCCGCACGAGTACAGCGGTGATTTTGAAAAAATTTTACGTTTTGTTTTGAGAGTTGGCGTGCAGCAGATACTGGAATTCCGTTGTGCGCCTTTTTAGTTATCAAGAATGATGGTATAAATTTTAATTTTTAATGAGTAGAATGATTGTTCATTTTGTTCGAAATTTAATAGGTTGATTAATATAGAACGCGGATTGACGCGGATTAAACGGATTTGCGCTGATATTTAAATGATTAATCCGCTAAAATTTCCCATCAAAGTCAATAAAAAACTCTTTCACTTCAAAATCACAACACCTCTCATTATTATTATTTTCAAAAATATTCAAATCAAAGCTTGACATTAATCTGATAAATAATTATTTTACAGAAGGAAAGAAACGAGAAAAATTTGCGCCAATCTCAGCGAAGGAAAAATCATGCCAGATTTGAGCCAGATACCTGTGTGCGATATGCACTGCGATACTGCTTTTGAAATATTGGCCGGAAAATCGCTTGCGACGGAGGATTGTCAGGTGAATCTTCCTGCTATGAAGAGAGCAAATGTGAAAATACAGGTATTTGCCTGTTACATTTCGCCGATGACTTCCAAAGGCGCGCGGTTTCCGATGTTGATGAACATGATTGCGGCGTTCAAAAAAGAAATTGAAAAATATCCTGAAGAAATAACTCTTTGCACAGATAGCTCGCAAATTGAATCGGCAATGGCGTCCGGAAAGATTGCGGCGATTCTCGCTGTGGAAAATGGCATGGCGGTGGAGAATAATGTCTATAATTTGCAGACGATTTACGAGGCGGGCGTACGACTGATGACAATTGTACACTCGGTTTCCAGCGACTGGGCGATTTCTTCCAATGACAAAAATCCGGCGTTTGACGGTTTGACTGAAAACGGCGCGAAGATGATCGCGCAAATGAATCGGTTGGGGATGATCGTCGATGTTTCTCACGCGCACGAAAAAACTGTGACGCAAGTGCTGCAAATCAGCGAGAAACCAATTGTTGCTTCTCATTCTTGCGCGGCTACGATTTGTCCGGTGCCGAGAAATTTGACTGATGACCAAATTCGGCAAATTGCCACGCGCGGCGGCATGGTCGGAGTTAATTTTTTCCCGGGATTTTTGGATCATGAATATTGGCAGACCTTACTGGAAAATTGCGGCGATCTGTTTGAAAAATTGGACGAAATGGAAGTTCAGGCGCAAGGCGATGCGAAGAAGATTTCCGATGCGTTTCAGGAATATCGCGAGGAATTCAGGCGGGAAATGGCGGGAAAAAATGTAACGCTGAACGCTGTGATCGATCACGTGGAACACATCCGGGCTCTTGTCGGCGACGATGCGGTTGGTTTTGGCTCGGATTTTGACGGCGTGCCGGCGTTGCCCGAAGGAATAAATTCTGTGGCGGATTTTCACACATTGCGGGAGCGAATGGTTGAGCGAGGAATTTCCGGCGAAACGCTGGAAAAGATTTCCTACAAGAATTTTCTGCGCGTCTTTCGGACTGCTGTCGGATGATTTCAGGCTAAAATTTAATGAAGTTGCCAATTTTGCCCTAAAAAAATAATGGCACAAAAATATGAATTAATGAGTTAAAATTATCAAGCTCTTGGCACCTGCGTTTTCCCACGCTCATTTTTCACGAACCCGCTCGAGGAGGCGAGTTTATGACCAGATTAAAAATAGCTATATCCTTTTTGCTTGCTTTTTTACTTTTTTCCTGTATGAACTTTACCAGACATAAAATTACTCCGACACAAATCAATTTGTCCGAGCGCCGTCTGAATCGATTAGAAAAAATTCAGCGCACCATGGTAAAAATAGTTTGTTCAGCCTATTATGAAAATTACTACTATTTGGTTCCGTCTCCGAAAAACAAAAATGCCAGTCTGGAAGATTTGCTTTACAAGAAACAGCTCACGACAAATTCCGTCTCCGGCAGCGCCCTGATTTTGAACCGCAACCCGAGCAATATTTTACTGCTCAGCGCCTATCACATTTTCGATTTTCCGGACACGGTTCGCGTTTTTTACAAAGACGAGAATGGCAATGCCACCGCAAATTTGCAATCCGTCTCCATTAAATACGACCAGCGCATTTTTATCACGCATCATGACGGCACGCGGAGCTTGGGGCATCTGTTCAGTTCTGAACAGCGCAACGACATTGCGCTGTTAGAGACGAAAGCCGCGGAAAATCAGTTGCTGGAAAACTCATTCACCGCGCCCTTTGCACAAGAAAGTGATTTGAAATTTGGCAAAGAAGCCTATCTCATCGGCTATCCCAAGGGATTTTTGTTCATTTCGCGGGGACTGATCAGTCCGTCGCCTTATCCGAATAAATTTATGGTTTCTGCGGCATTTAATCGCGGTTTTTCCGGCGGGATTGTGCTGGCGTTTAAGGAAGGGAAAGATTCTTACGTTTATTTGGGAATGGCAAATTCCATGGCTTATGATTCCCAAATAGTTTTAGTGCCGGATGAGACGCTTCCACGTTTGGATAATTTCAGAGATTTCCCCTACACAGACAATGCGTACGTCAAAGAACTAAAGATGGTCAATTATGGTTTGACTTTTGCCATTAAAGCAAATATAATTGCCAATTTTTTGGAACAGGAAAGGGAACGGCTGCGACGGCGCGGATTTGTTTTACCGAACAAATTGTAGCTCACAACTTTGTCTCAAAATGCAACGACATTTTCCCGCCGACACATTTTCCTTTCACTGACGAGGGTTAAGGCGCTGAAAATCGCGGCGGAATTTTTTGCCTGATTTTTGCAACATTTCTCGTTCAAATTGAGACGTAGCAAACAAATCTGATTGACGAAAACGTCAGATGTGAATTTTGAAGTAGCAAATTGAGAAAATTTTATCAGAGGACGGAATTTTATGAAAGCATTAATTACCAGCGGCGGCAAAGGAACTCGGCTCAGACCGCTCACTCACACGCAAAACAAACATCTGATTCCCATTGCCAATAAACCAATTCTGCACTATGCCATTGAAACAGTGGCAGCGGCGGGAATTAAGGAGATCGGCATCACTACCAACGCGGATAGCGACGAAGTCCCGCGTTCGATTGGCGACGGCAGTCAATGGGGAGTAAAAATAACCTACATTCCGCAGGAGTCACCACTCGGACTGGCGCATGTGATCAAAATCGCGGAAGATTTCATCGGAAAAGAACCGTTTATTTTTTACCTGGGTGACAACATGGTTGTTGGCGGCGTAAAAAGATTTGTTGACGCCTTTGAGAAGGATCACGTAAATTGCTACCTCACTTTAGCGAAAGTCAAAGACCCTGAGCGATTCGGAGTGCCGGAAATTGTTGATAATCGCATCATTTCCGTGGAAGAAAAGCCCAAAAATCCGAAAAGCCATTTTGCCGTTGCCGGAATTTATATTTACGATCACCATGTTTTTGAAGCAGTGAATAATATCGAACCCAGCGCGCGCGGTGAGTTGGAAATTTCAGACGCGCACCAGTATCTGATCGATCACGGTCATCAGGTTGGTTTTTCTGAAATTACCGGTTGGTGGAAAGACACGGGGAAACCCATCGATTTATTGGAGGCGAATCGGCTGGTGCTGGAACACACCAAGCCGGAAATCAAAGGGGTAATCAACGGAAAATCTTCGCTGGCAGGAAATGTGTCCGTCGGCAAAGGCTCAAAAATTATCAACAGCAACATCCGCGGGCCCGTTGTGGTCGGCGAAAACACAGTGATCGAAAATAGTTACATTGGTCCTTTTACTTCCATTCAAAACGACTGCTACATTCGCAACAGCGAGATCGAGTACTCCATTGTTTTAAACAAATGCAAAGTGCTCGACATCGGCATTCGCATCGAAAGCAGTCTGTTGGGCACTGATGTGGAAATTGTGAAATCTGAAAATAAGCCTTCCACGCATCGATTTTTCATCGGAGACCAGAGTCGAATAGAATTGGTTTGACAGAAAACGAATGAAAAAAGTTCTCTTTATTTGCTACTATTTTCCTCCCATGGGCATGGGCGGAACTCAGCGCGCGGCAAAATTTGTCAAATATCTGCCTCAGTTCGGCTGGGAGCCTATTGTTTTGACGGTGAAAGATGTTCACTACTACGCCACGGATGAGACTTTGTTGGACGACATCCGTGGCAGGGAAATCATTCGCACCGAGTCGCTCGATCCGCTGCGGTTGTGGGCGAAATTTAGAAAAAGCAACTCGGAGCAAAATTCCTCTCCCGTGAAAAAATCTCTCCTGCAAAAAATTTTGCTGCTGACTAACCGCATCGTCTCCGGCTGGTTGTTCGTGCCGGACGCTAAACTTCTGTGGCTGCCGTTCGTGCTGTGGCAGGGGGTAAAAATAATCAAAAAGGAGCAAATTCAGATCATTTTCACCACTTCGCCGCCTCATTCTGCCCATCTCATCGGAGTTGTGCTCAAATGGCTCACTGGAGTGAAATTTGTCGCAGATTTTCGTGATGACTGGACTGGCGGAGAGAGTCAGCTAAATCCGACCTTTATTCATAATTTCATTAATCATTGGCAAGAGAAAATTGTGTTGAAAAACGCTGATCGCGTGGTTGCCATGTGCGACCAGCTTTCTCTTTCTCTGAAAGGAAAAAGCGGGAAACAATTTTCCGGCGAAAAATTTGTTACGATTACTAACGGCTATGATCCCGATGATTTTTCCGGCTTGCTAAATCTGATGCAAAATGAAAAATTCACCATCACTCACTGCGGCTCTATCAGTCGGGTGAGCGATCCGGCGGTTTTTTTGCGTGCCGTGCGAGAGCTTTTTATTGAAAAGCCTGATTTGAAGCAAAAAATGAAAATACAATTCTTCGGCAGTGATATTTTTGGAAAATTGCCGCTTTTGCTGAGGGAACTTGATCTGAACGAAATTGTCCCGCCACTGCGCTATTTGTCCCACCGCGAAGCCATCGAACAGATGATGAAATCGCACGTTTTGCTGCTGACAATTATCAAACACAGCGAAGAAGAAGTCATCACCAGCAAAGTGTTTGAATATCTGGCAACCGGAAAACCGATCTTGCTCATCACTCGCGGTGGCGCTGTGGCAGATTTAATCCGGCGCACCCATCGCGGCGTTGTCGTCAATCCTGACGATGGCGCGGAGATCAAAAAGGCGATTCTTTTATTCTATGAACAGTTTGAAAGCGGAAAGCTAATTCCTGCTCCTCCTCTTGCCATGCCTGAATTTGACAGAAGATTGCTCTCTGAACAATTAGCAACATTGTTTTACAGGTCGTCCGAAAAATAGAGAATGCAAATTTGCATTCCCTACTTATAGACATTTTCAAAAACAACAACGCGACATAATGTGAAAATTTATTGCTGAACGTGCTTTTTAGGCGGATTACATCTTCATGACATCTTTCCGTAAAAATGCTGCTAATATCTTCGACTTTTTCTTGACTTTCAGCCTTGATATTTGTATAATATGAACAATAGAATTACCTCTAATCCAAAATACTAAAATAAGGTAAAATCCGATGTCCCGTTTTCGTTTTTGCGTGTTCTTTTTGATTTTCATTTTTCTGCCCAATCTGTCTTCAGCACAAAACTACCTCTGGCCTACTGATGCCAGTCATTATTTGACATCTTCATTTGCAGAATATCGCCCGGGACATTTCCATGCCGGCATTGACATTAAAACCTGGGGCAAGGAAGGCTACAAAGTGTTTGCTGTTCGCGACGGTTACATCTGGCAAATCCGGGTTTCGCCTTACGGTTACGGCAAAGTGATTTATCAAAAATTAGACACCGGAGAAATTGCCTTGTATGCGCATCTCAGTCGATTCAACGATGAGTTGCAGCGGCTTGCCAAGCGGGAACAGAAACGTCGCGGGGAATATCGCATATCAAAATATTTGAATGCTTCGCAGTTTCCCGTTAAAAAAGGCGACATCATTGGCTACACCGGCTCTACTGGCATTGGCTATCCGCACCTACATTTTGAGCTTCGCGACAGGCAAAATCGGCCGATTAATCCATTTACGCGCGGCTACCGAGTGAAAGATCGCGTTAGACCTCACGCCGCGGCGATTGGTTTTATTCCTCTGGAAAGTCGCGCCCGAATAAATGGCGACGCCGTGCCGCTCATTCTACCGCTGAGACAAAACGACAGCGGGCAAATAGAAATCAACAATCCGCTGATTCTTTCCGGGAAAATCGGATTAGCGATTCAATGCTGGGATCAGGCGAACGATGTGCCCAATAAATTTTCCGCCTACCGATTGCGGCTTTACGTGGACGGCGATCTGAAATTTGCCGCACGCTACAGTCGGTTTTCTTATGCCGAGACGCATTTCATTGATTTTGATCGGAATTATCGGCTGCGAAAACGCGGCATCGGCTTGTTTCAAAATTTATTTAAAAACAAACACAATCCGATGAAATTTTATCAACCGCCGGGGCAGGAAATTGGCGTTTTACAGTGCAGGCCGAATGCTGTCGATACAACTCGCCGCGCGGGAATTCTCCCAAGGGGAAAACATTCGTTCACTGTTGAAATTAGTGATTTTTGGGGCAACACGACGGTGATTTCCGGGAATTTTATTGTTGAATATAAAAAAACTCTCAGCGCCCATTTCATGCTGGCGAAAGACACTTTGACTGTCCAAAAGCTACAGGATCAATTCGGGACGCCGGTGGCCGATCCCGAGGCGTGGATTTTTAGCAAGGATTTTCCCAATTGGCATAAAGCGGAAATTGGCTCCAACAGGGCGAATCCGGATGATGGCGGTGAATTTGTTCCTTTCGTTTTGTACCCGGTAACGCAAAAATCGCTGATTAAAATTTCAGCCGTCGATTCCTTCGGAGTAAATAGTTTCCCCTTGTTTTATGTGCCGGGCTGGAAGTTTGACTTTCGGCCTTCGTCGGTCCTGGTGCATCTGGAAAAAGATTTCTACGACGACTATATTCGATTTGACTTGACGGCGAAAAACGGGATTATGCACACGCCGCAGATGATAATCTACCAACAGGGGAACTCGCGCGAGCGCATTCCGCTCGTCCAAAAAGAGTTGAATGAATTCATTGGCGTGTATCAAATGAAAACTTCGCTCAGCGGAGAATTGACTGTGGACGTCAGCGGTTACGATCAAAACATGGCTCCGGTAACTTATCAGGAAAGATTTTCTCTTCAGCCGATTTTGCCTGATCGCGGCGGCGAAGTCGTCAGTAACGATGAGAAATGTCGATTGGTTTTCCAAAAAAATGATGTGTACGACCCGCTTTTTTTGCGCATGAGTCAACGCGATTCTGTGCCGGAAAGTTCGGAATTGTTATTGAGCAAATTGTACGAATTTTATCCACAGGATGTGCTGCTCAAAGGCAGCGCGCATCTGACATTGAACTATCCGGTTAATGACTCGTTGCCGGGGAAATTGGCGATTTACGGCTTTTATGGCAAGTCCTGGGGATTTGTGGATAACAAAATCGATACTGTTGCGACGACAATTTCCGCGAATATCGGCGGACTGGGCGCCTTTGCTTTGTTGAGGGATACTGTGTCGCCTGAAGTCTATATTTATCCGCCGCGACTTGTCGCCGGAAGCGGGAGCAAAATATACACTTTCAGAGCCAAAATTACCGATAAACTTTCCGGAATTGCCAATGAAAGATCAATTCGCATGTTGATTGACAATAAGAAGGTGATTGCCGAATACGATCCGGAAAAGAAAACAATCGTTTATCAGAATGAGAAACCTTTCTCCGCTGGCAGGCACGAGGTCAAAGTACGCGCAATTGATCGCAGTGGCAATTTGACCACTCGCCGCAAAAGTTTTATTGTCAAGTAAATTAAAGCAAATTATTCGTCCTGACGACGTCTGATTAGTGTGGACACGTGTAACATATTATTAAAAAAGAGGTTAACTGTTAAAATCTTTAGTGACTAAAGTTTTATTCCCAAAAGTCTTCGCGGACGGCGTTAGCGGATTTGTTAAAAAAAATTCATCATTTGAATAAAAATTCTTGACATTTTCATTTTTTTAATTTATAATGAAGTAAGGACGCAGAAGTAAGCGCTTCATGGGGCCATGTAAGTTCGCTTTCTGTTGTAAATATAAAAAGCCATAAACGGCAGGGGCCAGTTGTCGTTTATGGCTATCATGTCATTCAGCAAAAATAAACTGCTCGGGGCATTTTATTGCCCGGAGAGGCAGTGCTATTTTTGCTGCAATCTATTACGTTGGACATTCAAAAAAGTTTCAAAATAATGTCATTTCAACTAACTCAGGGAGGATGAGAAATTGCGGTACCCAAAATTTTTTCTCGGTTTAGCTGTCACTCTGATGGCAATAGCCATACTCAGTACCTCTACGGTTTTTGGCGGAACCACCGGAAAGGTTGCTGGCATCGTCAAAGATGCTGAGACAGGCGACCCTCTCCCCGGCGCCAACATAATTTTGGAGCGTACAACATTGGGAAGCGCCACAGATGTGGACGGCTACTATTTTATCATCAATGTGCCCCCGGGTCGCTACACTCTGAGAGCGACCATGATGGGGTACAAAACCCAAAAAGTTAAAATTCAGATCAATGTTGATCTGACAACAAAAATTAACTTTTCCCTTACTCCGACGGTTATGGATCTGGGCACTTCCGTCGTGGTGACAGCGGAAAGGCCGCTGATTGAGCCAGAGGTGACCAGCAAGCGCGCCACGGTGACAGCG contains these protein-coding regions:
- a CDS encoding DUF2088 domain-containing protein codes for the protein MQLGKGKKEAPLEKTEIVEIFSSAASSGDFEGKKILVIVPDTTRSAPMNELFPIFFDSVNRLVRKIDVMIALGTHPEMPEDQILRHLGIPEADRSTNYADVRFFNHQWKNKDDLASIGAISEDEMEEISRGLLREKVEVTINKKIFDYDVLVIIGPTFPHEVVGFSGGNKYFFPGISGKEMIDSFHWLGALITNPVINGTKYTPVREVIDRAAAMIPREKRCFSLVVKNHRVHGIYFGAPEEAFSAAADLSRELNIVFKKQPFQKVLSCAPEMYSDLWTAGKCMYKIEPVVADGGELIIYAPHIKQVSQTHGAEIEKIGYHVRDYFVKQWEKFRHVGGGVLAHSTHVRGIGKFKKGKELPRIQVTLATQIPEEICRKINLGYRDPKTINVEEWVNREDEGILYVPEAGEILYRLENDPFRH
- a CDS encoding membrane dipeptidase — protein: MPDLSQIPVCDMHCDTAFEILAGKSLATEDCQVNLPAMKRANVKIQVFACYISPMTSKGARFPMLMNMIAAFKKEIEKYPEEITLCTDSSQIESAMASGKIAAILAVENGMAVENNVYNLQTIYEAGVRLMTIVHSVSSDWAISSNDKNPAFDGLTENGAKMIAQMNRLGMIVDVSHAHEKTVTQVLQISEKPIVASHSCAATICPVPRNLTDDQIRQIATRGGMVGVNFFPGFLDHEYWQTLLENCGDLFEKLDEMEVQAQGDAKKISDAFQEYREEFRREMAGKNVTLNAVIDHVEHIRALVGDDAVGFGSDFDGVPALPEGINSVADFHTLRERMVERGISGETLEKISYKNFLRVFRTAVG
- a CDS encoding serine protease; amino-acid sequence: MTRLKIAISFLLAFLLFSCMNFTRHKITPTQINLSERRLNRLEKIQRTMVKIVCSAYYENYYYLVPSPKNKNASLEDLLYKKQLTTNSVSGSALILNRNPSNILLLSAYHIFDFPDTVRVFYKDENGNATANLQSVSIKYDQRIFITHHDGTRSLGHLFSSEQRNDIALLETKAAENQLLENSFTAPFAQESDLKFGKEAYLIGYPKGFLFISRGLISPSPYPNKFMVSAAFNRGFSGGIVLAFKEGKDSYVYLGMANSMAYDSQIVLVPDETLPRLDNFRDFPYTDNAYVKELKMVNYGLTFAIKANIIANFLEQERERLRRRGFVLPNKL
- a CDS encoding glucose-1-phosphate thymidylyltransferase; the encoded protein is MKALITSGGKGTRLRPLTHTQNKHLIPIANKPILHYAIETVAAAGIKEIGITTNADSDEVPRSIGDGSQWGVKITYIPQESPLGLAHVIKIAEDFIGKEPFIFYLGDNMVVGGVKRFVDAFEKDHVNCYLTLAKVKDPERFGVPEIVDNRIISVEEKPKNPKSHFAVAGIYIYDHHVFEAVNNIEPSARGELEISDAHQYLIDHGHQVGFSEITGWWKDTGKPIDLLEANRLVLEHTKPEIKGVINGKSSLAGNVSVGKGSKIINSNIRGPVVVGENTVIENSYIGPFTSIQNDCYIRNSEIEYSIVLNKCKVLDIGIRIESSLLGTDVEIVKSENKPSTHRFFIGDQSRIELV
- a CDS encoding glycosyltransferase family 4 protein, which produces MKKVLFICYYFPPMGMGGTQRAAKFVKYLPQFGWEPIVLTVKDVHYYATDETLLDDIRGREIIRTESLDPLRLWAKFRKSNSEQNSSPVKKSLLQKILLLTNRIVSGWLFVPDAKLLWLPFVLWQGVKIIKKEQIQIIFTTSPPHSAHLIGVVLKWLTGVKFVADFRDDWTGGESQLNPTFIHNFINHWQEKIVLKNADRVVAMCDQLSLSLKGKSGKQFSGEKFVTITNGYDPDDFSGLLNLMQNEKFTITHCGSISRVSDPAVFLRAVRELFIEKPDLKQKMKIQFFGSDIFGKLPLLLRELDLNEIVPPLRYLSHREAIEQMMKSHVLLLTIIKHSEEEVITSKVFEYLATGKPILLITRGGAVADLIRRTHRGVVVNPDDGAEIKKAILLFYEQFESGKLIPAPPLAMPEFDRRLLSEQLATLFYRSSEK
- a CDS encoding M23 family metallopeptidase is translated as MSRFRFCVFFLIFIFLPNLSSAQNYLWPTDASHYLTSSFAEYRPGHFHAGIDIKTWGKEGYKVFAVRDGYIWQIRVSPYGYGKVIYQKLDTGEIALYAHLSRFNDELQRLAKREQKRRGEYRISKYLNASQFPVKKGDIIGYTGSTGIGYPHLHFELRDRQNRPINPFTRGYRVKDRVRPHAAAIGFIPLESRARINGDAVPLILPLRQNDSGQIEINNPLILSGKIGLAIQCWDQANDVPNKFSAYRLRLYVDGDLKFAARYSRFSYAETHFIDFDRNYRLRKRGIGLFQNLFKNKHNPMKFYQPPGQEIGVLQCRPNAVDTTRRAGILPRGKHSFTVEISDFWGNTTVISGNFIVEYKKTLSAHFMLAKDTLTVQKLQDQFGTPVADPEAWIFSKDFPNWHKAEIGSNRANPDDGGEFVPFVLYPVTQKSLIKISAVDSFGVNSFPLFYVPGWKFDFRPSSVLVHLEKDFYDDYIRFDLTAKNGIMHTPQMIIYQQGNSRERIPLVQKELNEFIGVYQMKTSLSGELTVDVSGYDQNMAPVTYQERFSLQPILPDRGGEVVSNDEKCRLVFQKNDVYDPLFLRMSQRDSVPESSELLLSKLYEFYPQDVLLKGSAHLTLNYPVNDSLPGKLAIYGFYGKSWGFVDNKIDTVATTISANIGGLGAFALLRDTVSPEVYIYPPRLVAGSGSKIYTFRAKITDKLSGIANERSIRMLIDNKKVIAEYDPEKKTIVYQNEKPFSAGRHEVKVRAIDRSGNLTTRRKSFIVK